Within the Manduca sexta isolate Smith_Timp_Sample1 chromosome 19, JHU_Msex_v1.0, whole genome shotgun sequence genome, the region TACTTTCATCTTAGTTCGCTTCTAATTTGCTATGGGCTTATTCAGCACTAGGAAGaagtattaaattaaagtaaaatatatttataccaatgttatgcttatttttataatgtatgttgttgaataatacatttaattaattttttgtcGTCATTTTATTGGTTTTGCTCGGGGTCGTTTCGTGGGAACATGTTTTCTCGGAACAAAGCAACCTAATCATAATAAAGTACTACAGCTTTTGTTGCCCACAGAGCGTAGCTTTCtatcaatgaaaatattttttaaatgggtTCAGAAATtgtcacaatttattttttcgaacaaattgtaaaaattacatatGTTACATATCATTATAGTAATTTTACATACTTCGCATCCTTTATGCAAGACAGAAAGCTTATTAAACCTCCCATGATATCTCAAAACTACGTAAAagctaaaatattgtttatttatagctAATTTTAGGAATGGTAGAATTTTtccatgaaataaattataactaaactgAAGAGAGAAGACCAATAATGGACGTAGTTTATCCAATATAACAGCAGTTTTTGATTTCTTTCTGTTGTATtgcattctataaatatttatctggtGATTTTTAATATCCTTGACTTAGGCTTGTTTCACAAATTCAAGTAAACTTCTTTCCACAGTTATCGGATTAGAAAAAACTAATGAAATGCTCAtttgattaccatttatttggaagcatagattagagtgtctTTTATTTgatctacttattttttttattactttgaatgactagatgagcttgccgttcgcctgaaggtAAAAACACCGTGcaataccttaaattacaagtttggtattccactgcgctcgccattttaAGACACGAGGTGTTAAGCCTTGTTATGTCCAGGAAAATAGACATttcggtggtacttacccaggggGACTgacacatatgagaaacctaccaccagtcatacatacatttatgtgacgagtagcaatTACCCACATTTTGTAAAATAGGCCCTTAACATCTAACAATATTCTCTCTAGTAGCGGCCATAAACTGATCGTGGCACGACTACATAAGATTCCAGTGGCCATTATTCTAGTGTCCGTCGTGAAATGGATACCGACCTCAGCCACCACAATCTTTCACGGAGCTTCCATTAGCCTAACAGATTGCTCGGCAAAaagttataactttatttataaaccacGCCGAGGCACAGCGGGACGTTAacttttagtttttatgttttccCAATGAAGTTGTTTTTAGGACTGTGTTTTATGTACCATAATAACTAACAACCTTAATGGCTTGTATGAATTACTGTGCCACTTGGTATGATTTAGTGTATTACTTGTATGAGTATTTGCACCTatattgttacatataaaagGTATgcagtgttttaaataattggcAAAATCGATAAGGTttgtataatgaataaaaacgtaataattaattaagttaatcTTGATAgattaacttaattaattattacgttCATCATAGTCATAGTCTAGTACTTATATCTCTAAAGGACTAGTCAGAGATGCAGCTACTGGACCTATGTTTTGCCTAATTTATTTCCGATCCATGATTGATATTAACAAGTCTACCGTTGTTTGAAACAACTTCACTAGTTCtaaccgattttaattttttcaaagtAAAAATCTTACTTATACATATTTCGATTGCTTGGGACATAGGGTGCAAACTAAATCATTTATTTCACAGCATAGCCTTTTAgaaattatctattatttttgtaaaacttatttaaataaaattaaatttaaataaatctacttatgaaatttattattaatcaatcaATTCAGTAATAATtgcttaacatatttttatttataccatcCGAAATACCATTctgaatatttcaattttattgtcACATCCAAAATAGTAAAGGGGGAAACAGACTCTTTTCAATCAGCCGGCGTTCATTAACGCACCCACATCAGATAGACGTACGAGGAAAGGCAGCCGCCACTTATCTTGTACCCACTCCTAATTAACCGCTTGACAAGACTCATTCACCTTATGCCCTGGTATGTCACAAATACATGACCGTTTGCAAGATTAAGTAAGTAAATTACTTAGTTTTAATACAACATTATTTAGGATTGGAACGAATATGATGTGTAATAACGTACAGATTCTGGGTACAGACTACAGACTTTATTTAtccaaatacaatttaaattttgttgttaacaATATCGTagtgtgttaaaataaattacaatttgagaaaaaaaatatctaatttggTAACATTGTagtctacataaatataaattatattatatagttttttacaaactatcgtaagtttaaatataatatgatcacTGTTATTATGACTTCTAATTAATTAAACCGGAAAAGTAAACTTTCTGGAAATTAACAAGCAAatactgtatatttattatgaatctaTTAGAATTctctttgattataattgataataaataaatacttattattttcgtCCATTGCTAGAAGCAGGTATAATACTATAATAGAGGATTGTGTTATCGAAATAAGcgttgattatatttataattcagaaGCATtacattgataataatttaattggcgtaaagcaaaattattttaaggatTGCAGTGAAACCCTTGGAAAcccttattaatttatcatgtcCCTCCATCTGTCACACCGTTATTTAACTGTGATCTGGGAATCTTATCACAATGCGACGTATACATACGTCACCAAGTTTCCGTCACATAATGCTCGTTCATATTTGCCCACACCGTTCACAATCGAAGAAAATTCTGTCttgtaaataatacatacaacaAAAACGCGATAgaaaataggtaaataaatataacgtgTAATATTGTGAGACCTttacacatacatatttatacttaCAACATATTTAGCGCCGGTTGAAGCTAAGTATAATTAATCATTTCGGTCCTCAAAATTGTGTTCTTTATTTGTATAAGTAGAAAGATTGTTTTTGTTCGCaacaatttgtaatttgaaaattgatttttttaattgttaggATCAGCCTACATttataaaagagaaaaaaagaACATAAACCGATAATTTACTATCATATTAGTCACGCCTGGATGGTCTTTTAACAACGCATTGCATTTAATATACTACAATATACTTCTGCCACTATATTTCCGCATTCGGGCCATTTGTACAGCGTTGCTTTGTCTTCTACTATGTAACGTGTGGTGAGAATGCGAAGACCTTTCGGATCGTGGTGTCGGTGCTGGATCAAGTCTATTGTCACCAATAGATTCAGCTTCACCGCTATCTTCTTTATCTTTCTTCGAACTTCTCGAACCACTTCCAGAAGGTTCTCTGTGGCGTACTGGCTTAGTATCCCCGCTAAAGCTAAGGATGAACTTCAGTTCAGCTATGATTTCATCCTTGAACGATATCTGAAATTAAACAagcatacaataaaataaagacaatatttgaaaaaaggtttttaagtTAGCcacttttaaatatagattttacgGAGTGAtgatataatcataattataatgttaaataaaaaaaaaatgacgcaTTTGAAGTACTACTTTTTATCTAAGTCCCTTTTTGTGTAATATTACATGACATAATTTCATGACATTCAAAAAATCACACCAAAATTCACAAGCAATTTGCTGAATGTACAACTaaacttaaaaatgtatgtgtacTTACCAATCATACTATTTATGAAGAATAATGCCTGGACACTATATGTGTAGGTGGTTTGGTGGGAAAATGGAACAAACTGGCTCATGCAATTCTGACAAAaggaaacattatttaaaaaatatacaatatgaaaACCAACAATGGGgagccaaaataaaaaatttgaacTTAAAAGCACTCACTTTCATTCTATGGGAAATCATCCAGACGTCAAAGAGCATTTCTAAGAAGGCGCATAAGACGGCTAGTCCACAACCCGCTGCCAGCACAATGAACACTCCACCCACATTAGCTAGGACTAAAGGTTGCGCATCACCGCCTCCTACGTCGTCGTCCTTTgaagaaacgaaaaaaaaacttacataatacataaacagAATTTGTTAGTACGTTTTATAATAGTTTGGGATAAGTCATAAAAATTGCCTTCTGTGTGACTAAAGGCTTTGCtcagcgacattttttttacctatctaACGCTTGAAAAAAGGTGGCATTTTTATTGAGGAACTATAAACATTATCCCTTGCTTTCGGTTTTGGGATCGTTCGTACACAGCGTAGCTCTACTATTTCCTACAAATAATCTTATGTAACTAACCTGACAAACTCCCCCGCCTCTTTTCTCCTTCCACCACTTATCTTTCATTCGGATTAATTTACCTTCTTCTTGTAATTGTAGTATTGATTCGCTCATTGGCTGTCGATACGGCGAATCTGTAATTAAAACTTGCGGTTTTTGTATTACGACTTCGGCGAAATGGCATGCtcaattagattaaaaaaaaatgtacagtaaatattatagtaccACCTGGGCACTGCACAAGCTCTGTAATCTGTTTTTATCAGACACACGTCACAAAACGAGCTATCAATATTTCGATTTCCGACTACTGCATTCCCTAAACTTATTAACAGTGGATTGGTTCGATTTAAGTTTACAGAGTTTGCGCAACACCTTAAATCTATGTTTAAcacaaagaaagaaatattttcctaTAGTTGTATACATACTTTTTTTCATAGCAATACCATAACCCTTGCTATCCAGAAGTCCGCCAACTCGCGCAACATCACAATTCCGTTCAACCATATACTCGATCGATGTCGATTCCATCAGGAATGCATATTTTTCTGTCTCCGATTTAACTCTAAGatacaaaacattgttaaacaatattatgtgattaattattgaaaatgatgttacttaaaactaaaatacctTTCAAGTCCCTCATCGTTCGTGGCCGTTTGGTATTCCGGATGATCGTCCATGTAATGATACATTTTCTGATATAATAAGTTATCAGATTCCTTTgaattaaacaaacaattattgATTACTATACAATATTAACGATTAATTACAtatcttttgctataaaaatacaataaaataatacatgatTTCTACTATTATGGTATTTTTTGATCAGTAGAGTTAAAATATTCAGTGATTACCTTAAAGAAACTGAATGTGGCGCCACCCTTCTTCGCACCATACGTTATACCGTATGGATTATTAGCCAAATCTTGTACACTTGTAATAGCATAAAACTTGGATTCAACCGTGAGGAAAGCAGCAAGATTGGCTGTATATGACGATACCATGATTAATGTGAAAAACCACCACATACTACCCGCCATACGGGTAGAGACCgctctaaaatataattgtgtcTTCAacttaagataatattttagaaaatctaAACGATTTTAATAATACGTACATTGGAGCAATTTCCGATCCTTGCGTTAGAACACTTCCAAGCGTAAACCAAAAAGAATTTGCTAATGTAAACTGATTATCTAAGGTCTCCGGTTCTTCTATACATGGGTAGGGATTTTGCCATTCTTCAGGTGCTAATCTTcccaaaacaaataataagacAGATACTCCAACAAAAGCGCCTGCAAGCCAGCTCCacaccttaaaataaaatttattgattaaaagcCTACAAAGTGTCAcagtaattacaattaattagcTCTGTGACAACTTCACTgacaagtaattaattaatgagtACGTACGCCTGATGAAAATGGTGATATGAAGGAGAACAAGTTTGGAGGTTCTTTAGTAggttttttatatagtatagttaTTCCCAAATTCATGAAAGGGCTGGTAAAGTCCACTGCTTTCTGTCGTGCCGAAGTTATCGTTAGATCCGTTATGGCGAAATCTGCTCGCTGAAAATAGTAATCATTTCTTTTTCACTATAAATGCATAGTTCAATGTTTGgtagaaaaatatgaattaggAAGAAAATAGAAAGATATATTTCTTGTtacaagcaaaataaaaatgatctataaaaatatcaccCAGTACTACGTAATgaactacataaaatattatactactggcttttgttcgcggcttcctCCACATaagagtttttccgggataaattccCGTATAATATTTTCTGAGGATAAAAATAAGCCTATAAcattctcagggtctcaaactatctctactAATTCATCGAAATCCCTTTagtaatttttgaatttgtcgTATAATACAGGCGAACAGACGCAGCGGGGGACTTCAAACGTCGAcggatattataatatgaccttacatattataaaacgaatcTTATAAAACccaaaggaaaataaattatagttacaCCATCCATAATTTTTTCCATCATGCCATTCCATTTTTTGGTCTTCGGATTATATGAGCCATAGACACCATCAGCTTGTATATCAAACGTGTAATTAAATTCGTTCATTTTTGCTAGTTCTTCTATTAATTCTATACCGAAACCTTCATAACGAGCATTACCCTCTAGCTTTTTTGCCGATTCTCTTAACATTCCATACGGTGCACtctgtaataatatttgaatttaaaatctttatttaaaccaaataaaatgtGTCCATACTTATTTCATATACTTACCAGAGCAGTgagtattaaaaaatgtttgccTTTCATAGAGTCTGATCCTTCTTGTTCAGTGGGCGGAATAACAGTCCTAGTTTCCGTATAACCATCTTCAAGAGACCATGTTCCAACCTTGTTTGAATGGAATAATCGAAGTATTACTGACTAGTTCAATAATTCTGCagactaataattatttatgaatacataCCTTTTCGAAACCATGAGCCATAACCTCTAATATATCTACTTCGAAATCAGAACGAAAACCATCCTCATCGAATTTTATAATGCCTGTCAAGCCATCTATTTCCATCTATAACGAAAACCAGTAAACAATCAACTTAAGCTTAGTAGTTAAGTATAGAACAAAGCAGtatgacattaatatttttgtgtatcaTGCATCTGTCGTCTTCGATATTTTGCTTAATAAAAATGTCCTAGGCAATTAAACTCATGAGACAaatcaaacaagtaaaaatatacaagatTGAAAATCTAATTTGCGTACgatgacattttaaataacttacagttctaatgtaattaataacactAGATCCAAATTCCCAGCTTTCATTGTCTTCGCAAGTAACATTAGCACCTTCTTCAAGTTCCATCGCATTTACTGCCGAAGTGTACAAAATAACAGCGTCATAAACTAAAGCCAAATCTAAAGTTAAAGCATCGTCTGCAATTGCGTTCTCTATCTGACCCTCAGATAATTCCACTACTTTCTCATTTAGAGACGTAATGAAGGTTTGAATGGACTCTAAACTAGGATCGAATAAGCGTATCCCTGCAAAACAGTTTTATCGTTATACataattctaaaaatactatttaatgaTTCACTAAATAAATGTTCGTTTACCCGTTATATTAGAACCGCCGTGTTTATGAGGACTTATGTCGACAGTTTGAAAGTCAGGGTTCATTATAAGGTAGCTGTGATCATCAGACATTATCCCAACTTGCTGTGCTTGCTCGAGTAACAATGGTAAAGTTTTTAAACTACagttaattaagtaattaagagAGCCCGAACTTTTCACGGTCTTTAATTGGAATCTAGAACAAATTATCCCATTAATTGgtgatagatatttatttaaacaatatctctatattttacatgagttatttatacttaatacaaaCCTGAAGTCGTCTCCATCAGGTAATTGAACGAGATTCATCAAAATCTTTTCACCACTGTTTGTATTCTGCATTGTGATTATATTGTCTAGGAACGGTAAAAGTTCAGCGCCTTcgtatattatagtaaattcCGTCCAACTTTTCATTTGTATAATGTCAGCGAAGATCTAGAATGTGCAAACTTTGTTGACAATTCGTTTATACGGGTAAACTCAATGCATTGTTTTCATACCTGAGAATATGCGATGTGATGTGGGTATAAATTTACTGTTGACCAGTTACGATTTTGTGAAACCTCTGGTTTAATGATCATTTGAGGCATTTCTAAGGAATCGGTAATCGATTGGACGTGTTGCAATGGTCCTTGCACAGTTGGACCTAGAACTCCAAAGATATTATTCTGAAAGTAATCTTGAAATCAAAAATCTAGTTTTTCCAAGGCCTATATATCGAGATTTGTTATATTGCTTTACCTCTAGAAGACTACAGAAAGCACTTTCCGCCTCTAAGATATCTCCCGGAGAAGTCTTTACAACGGTACCACCAAAGGGGTCATCTTGACCTTCAGAGGCAGCAGCTAAAGCTACCTTAAAGGCAGATTCTAATAAAAATGTGCCATCGTCGAATATTGcacctataaaataaatgaataaaacgtTTGATggagtcaaataaaaaaaaaaagaagtgaTAATACGtaccaatatttttatctccATCAACATAATTTAGACAATGTAGAgttaaactaaacaaaataattatatgagaCATgctatatcaaattttattctgGTAAATGTACAATTAACACTTTTAaatcataacataataattacaatattgtcACCATCGTATCAAATTGTAAATTGTCCTCTCTCTTTAATGCACTAACCTCTGAACGTAGCAATAATATCTAACCAGTGAGTTAATTTTAGATAGTACGATCTAATTTTACAAAGTGCATAATGATTAAAATGCATGTCCCGAGCTAAGAGCTCATTACCATAATTTTGGCAAATACAGTAAATACTCATTGCTTATATTGTTCTTCTGAAAACTTTTAGACGGTTAATTTTTCATTTGGTACTATAATTTCTTCCTTGCAGAAAAACtgttcttaaaaattaaaaaaattgaaatttcttTAAGATGCCCTCTTGTATTTAAGAACTGCACTAAAAGGAAAGAAACCGCAACAATTTACCAGGGGACTTATTTTGTCCTTGCTGTTGAGTTTTCAGTAATCTTCGTTGATACTAGATGGCGCTTGACTGAAATTTTAATTCACCGTACctatcgatataaatatttatataatacacttggttttttttattaaaaatcgataatgatatacataattaaaagcaaatatctttaaattttacactGACAGGATGTACTGTGAGTAGATAAGGGACATGATAGTCTTTTTAGGAAGAAAACAATAGAGTCGGTATACAGTGTGTAAAGTTATTCGAAGGAGGGTATTAGATTCTGGtctcaaatatatataaaatatatgacaattTTTTTGCAGGAAATTTTACTGCCAAGGTATTTTTACCGCTGTAAGCCAGGTTTGAAGTATGAATGAAAAATGGATTATTCATACATAAAGATGCATGTCGAACTTATTTGACCAATCTTACGCATGATTGATGCATAAGATAGGTCAAATAAGAAATTAGCATAAGGGTACCTACACAGAGGGAGTTACGATTTTTTTGAGGTTTATACTCTatcatttgtattattttttgcgtatatttttattagttgcaTAAAAccatattgtgtttaaaaaggTCCCACGACTAAAAATACGCAcggtacataatatacataacatcacgcattttatccccgaaggggtatgcagaggcgcaactagggcacccacttttcgccaagtatgttccgtcccatgatgtgataggtggcgccatatcgggcacaaattccagactccgggctgatactgagcagaaaaacccaaatatcactttgcccgacctgggattcgaacccaggacctcaaagcgctattgtaccggacgtgcaatacaactaagccaccgaggcagtcaaatacaAAATACGCACGGTATAAATAGAATAACCTCGTTCTATAACAAGAACCACTGCAAAAATACCtgacaacaatattttaacttatattaGTAATCTCATAGGTTAGCCATTTCATATTTATGTCttaaattcgtatttttttctttctaagtTCCTGGCAATGCAATGTATTTCGAACAGCCATGCACAACTCTACTATACCTAGATTTAGAGAGGAGCGAGATTAATTTCCTGTTAGTGAAATTACGGTCTGAAATTTAATTACGTGCATACTAGTGCAAGTTGTTGGGTAAGTTTAGCTCGATATAGATACACCCTGTAGACGGTGCAGTAAGTAGTATATTATTGTGCAAAATTATAATCGTATTCGTTGCAtcttagtttaatttttaaacgtggtttgtataatgtatacatattatatgttttaagcgtttaaaatattatagagaaaataaataaagtttctttaatatagaattaattttataccatttagcacagatattatattcataataactCTTTAACAAATTAATCTTGCGTTTGCTACTTTTCGCTATAAATAGTTTACAAGTTTGTAAGCCGTAAATCTAAACGAAATTGCCTAATTTCATACAAGAATAACATTAATGACGTGGATACGATATTCATAAAGTTTAAGCACCAGATGTAGGTTATTAAACCTAATTTATAAACCGAATATTAACAAGAGCCTTGCCTAGAATAATTCGTCCGTttttaatcgaaataaaaattttataaacattgcaATCTTTTAAACAGTGTCTTTTACATTTCTGATGAGGTTGCCGAAATTTATAATGAGATAACAAAGGGTTTGAAAGGCAACCAAGCGGTTTTGAGCAGCCACTTGGTATATTTACATCATATGCATATGCATACAGAAAACTCTCGAAGGCGTTTTccgtaatatattgtaatttgaaattatCCACTGTAGGTTAGAGTGAAAACTGACTTGAAATTTGTGAGTAAGGACTAAAAGCTTGATCTTCGACGCTTTTGGAATAACTTAGTTGCCTTATAATtccacataaataaatatttgcggcagaattgtgtcgactatcgatgggtaatcatctctcgtcagtcgacattttattggaccccgctccactcATCATCAAGTGCAGTGAGATCACATTGCCGTTCACAtatgagcaaaaaaaaatttgatgagatatttattaaatgtgacGGTCGTAAATTATCTCTGAGAATTAGAAGACCTATTTGTGATAACTCAACGTGTATCGAAGTTTTTGTAAGACAACTAAGATGTATTGATGTCAACGTCCTTTGCCTACAGCGACATGTCATCGTATACAGAATTTTATcacttttaaatatgttttataagaaCAAACTCAAAATCACACTATTAAGCAAGCTAGGTGCGCATTGCTAACCAGCCCGGCATCACAGATGCCAACTAATTATTCCCGTGTATTTCTAGGTACTTAGGTCAAGCCGAGGGCTTGGAAATAGAACACATGTTCTACATTGCATCATGAATTTTTCTCCTTTTCTGGGGTAGGCGAAGATGTAATACACTAACATTTCGCCAGCTGTGTTAGGTTTCATGTAATATAGGCCGGTCCTATTGCCATTTACCGGACACATTTCCAGTGTCCGAGCTTATCTGAGTAATAAAACCCATTATCACTGCATGACCCGGGAATTGAACCCAAGAACttagcgcgatagttgtactgtgcacgcaatacaactaggCCATCGAAGCAGTCTACATACAGAACCGCACACCCTATAATTCTATATATACTTACACCAATTTACCTATGTCCCTGTTTTCTAACCGACTCTTAAGAAATGAGGAGATTACTTAATTCTTCTGTACTTTATAAGGAATGGTGAATACTTAAAGGGGTGTTAGAGCTAGGCAAGGCTACTTCTCACGCTCATGTTGCTTTGATATCTTGTTCCGGATGGAATATGAACTGCGACCCATAGAGATATCTATCATACATAcccatacatatatttttatgatacaaaCAAAAACGTAGTCTCTGAATTAGGTTGTTCATTAAAGTAACTCATCTACAATTTCAAAGGCCGGTTAGtctgtaaaaaaattgtttattaagatCATTCAGTTTCCCTcgttatatttaatgatatctTAACGAATAGCTTCTTAATGGAACGTTAAAGGCTTGTTGGTTAGTTAACTTCAATTAGTGTCGTAATTAAAGACTACTGGCATTTATATTTAAGCtttttctaagatttttttaaatattttgaagattggtatatttgtcaaaaaatattttactacacTAAGAGCATttaggtgtgtgtccttgggttttgaacccgcggacattcgtctcagcaatccgtaccataaccaactaggctatcgccgcattaattttttaatataaagtttactAATATATCTgtaatttgttttcaaaataagcAATAACAGTGAGCAGACATCACTCGATCAATCAATTACAGTCACACAGACTACTGTCGCACTCAAAGACATCATTGAATTTATCATTatcatgttttttaattattttgacaggtatatttaaagccattaattcaattattgtttatatatcatatataaataatcacaTAGTAAtagtagcttttgctcacggcttcggtCACGTATACAAGGTTTTTCACAATAAAAGtcccattatatattttcccggtatagaaTGTAGTCTATTTCCTTCCTGGGGTCTCagactatcttcataccaaatttcatttaaatctgttgagtagtttttgagtgtaTCGGGTTAAACAGGCAGACCCGACGCGGgactttgtattaatataaagaagaagcggctaataataaaaacaagtgaCGTTTCTAACCACAACAGA harbors:
- the LOC115444024 gene encoding glutamate receptor ionotropic, kainate 2 isoform X2, encoding MVTIFLTLHCLNYVDGDKNIGAIFDDGTFLLESAFKVALAAASEGQDDPFGGTVVKTSPGDILEAESAFCSLLENNIFGVLGPTVQGPLQHVQSITDSLEMPQMIIKPEVSQNRNWSTVNLYPHHIAYSQIFADIIQMKSWTEFTIIYEGAELLPFLDNIITMQNTNSGEKILMNLVQLPDGDDFRFQLKTVKSSGSLNYLINCSLKTLPLLLEQAQQVGIMSDDHSYLIMNPDFQTVDISPHKHGGSNITGIRLFDPSLESIQTFITSLNEKVVELSEGQIENAIADDALTLDLALVYDAVILYTSAVNAMELEEGANVTCEDNESWEFGSSVINYIRTMEIDGLTGIIKFDEDGFRSDFEVDILEVMAHGFEKVGTWSLEDGYTETRTVIPPTEQEGSDSMKGKHFLILTALSAPYGMLRESAKKLEGNARYEGFGIELIEELAKMNEFNYTFDIQADGVYGSYNPKTKKWNGMMEKIMDGRADFAITDLTITSARQKAVDFTSPFMNLGITILYKKPTKEPPNLFSFISPFSSGVWSWLAGAFVGVSVLLFVLGRLAPEEWQNPYPCIEEPETLDNQFTLANSFWFTLGSVLTQGSEIAPIAVSTRMAGSMWWFFTLIMVSSYTANLAAFLTVESKFYAITSVQDLANNPYGITYGAKKGGATFSFFKESDNLLYQKMYHYMDDHPEYQTATNDEGLERVKSETEKYAFLMESTSIEYMVERNCDVARVGGLLDSKGYGIAMKKNSPYRQPMSESILQLQEEGKLIRMKDKWWKEKRGGGVCQDDDVGGGDAQPLVLANVGGVFIVLAAGCGLAVLCAFLEMLFDVWMISHRMKISFKDEIIAELKFILSFSGDTKPVRHREPSGSGSRSSKKDKEDSGEAESIGDNRLDPAPTPRSERSSHSHHTLHSRRQSNAVQMARMRKYSGRSIL
- the LOC115444024 gene encoding glutamate receptor ionotropic, kainate 3 isoform X4, which encodes MPQMIIKPEVSQNRNWSTVNLYPHHIAYSQIFADIIQMKSWTEFTIIYEGAELLPFLDNIITMQNTNSGEKILMNLVQLPDGDDFRFQLKTVKSSGSLNYLINCSLKTLPLLLEQAQQVGIMSDDHSYLIMNPDFQTVDISPHKHGGSNITGIRLFDPSLESIQTFITSLNEKVVELSEGQIENAIADDALTLDLALVYDAVILYTSAVNAMELEEGANVTCEDNESWEFGSSVINYIRTMEIDGLTGIIKFDEDGFRSDFEVDILEVMAHGFEKVGTWSLEDGYTETRTVIPPTEQEGSDSMKGKHFLILTALSAPYGMLRESAKKLEGNARYEGFGIELIEELAKMNEFNYTFDIQADGVYGSYNPKTKKWNGMMEKIMDGRADFAITDLTITSARQKAVDFTSPFMNLGITILYKKPTKEPPNLFSFISPFSSGVWSWLAGAFVGVSVLLFVLGRLAPEEWQNPYPCIEEPETLDNQFTLANSFWFTLGSVLTQGSEIAPIAVSTRMAGSMWWFFTLIMVSSYTANLAAFLTVESKFYAITSVQDLANNPYGITYGAKKGGATFSFFKESDNLLYQKMYHYMDDHPEYQTATNDEGLERVKSETEKYAFLMESTSIEYMVERNCDVARVGGLLDSKGYGIAMKKNSPYRQPMSESILQLQEEGKLIRMKDKWWKEKRGGGVCQDDDVGGGDAQPLVLANVGGVFIVLAAGCGLAVLCAFLEMLFDVWMISHRMKISFKDEIIAELKFILSFSGDTKPVRHREPSGSGSRSSKKDKEDSGEAESIGDNRLDPAPTPRSERSSHSHHTLHSRRQSNAVQMARMRKYSGRSIL
- the LOC115444024 gene encoding glutamate receptor ionotropic, kainate 2 isoform X1, whose product is MSHIIILFSLTLHCLNYVDGDKNIGAIFDDGTFLLESAFKVALAAASEGQDDPFGGTVVKTSPGDILEAESAFCSLLENNIFGVLGPTVQGPLQHVQSITDSLEMPQMIIKPEVSQNRNWSTVNLYPHHIAYSQIFADIIQMKSWTEFTIIYEGAELLPFLDNIITMQNTNSGEKILMNLVQLPDGDDFRFQLKTVKSSGSLNYLINCSLKTLPLLLEQAQQVGIMSDDHSYLIMNPDFQTVDISPHKHGGSNITGIRLFDPSLESIQTFITSLNEKVVELSEGQIENAIADDALTLDLALVYDAVILYTSAVNAMELEEGANVTCEDNESWEFGSSVINYIRTMEIDGLTGIIKFDEDGFRSDFEVDILEVMAHGFEKVGTWSLEDGYTETRTVIPPTEQEGSDSMKGKHFLILTALSAPYGMLRESAKKLEGNARYEGFGIELIEELAKMNEFNYTFDIQADGVYGSYNPKTKKWNGMMEKIMDGRADFAITDLTITSARQKAVDFTSPFMNLGITILYKKPTKEPPNLFSFISPFSSGVWSWLAGAFVGVSVLLFVLGRLAPEEWQNPYPCIEEPETLDNQFTLANSFWFTLGSVLTQGSEIAPIAVSTRMAGSMWWFFTLIMVSSYTANLAAFLTVESKFYAITSVQDLANNPYGITYGAKKGGATFSFFKESDNLLYQKMYHYMDDHPEYQTATNDEGLERVKSETEKYAFLMESTSIEYMVERNCDVARVGGLLDSKGYGIAMKKNSPYRQPMSESILQLQEEGKLIRMKDKWWKEKRGGGVCQDDDVGGGDAQPLVLANVGGVFIVLAAGCGLAVLCAFLEMLFDVWMISHRMKISFKDEIIAELKFILSFSGDTKPVRHREPSGSGSRSSKKDKEDSGEAESIGDNRLDPAPTPRSERSSHSHHTLHSRRQSNAVQMARMRKYSGRSIL